GGACGGTTGAAAGGGTCGACTGGAATCCTTCGAAGGAACTTCTTCTTGGTTGTAACCGCTTCGCTCCCGAAATCCGTTCCTTCAACAAGAGCCTCCAGGGTTTCGGGATATCCGGTTTCATTCAGGACCTGCTTCCCTTTATGGGCCTCGTCGTAAGCTTTCTTGTATTCATCGATCGCTGTGCGGATCTCTCGGAGAGACCTGCGAAGCTCAATCTCCTTGGTCCGCTTTACGGTCATTTGCGAAAAAGGAACCACTACGGTAGCCAGAATGCCAAGGATAACTACGGTTATCACCAGTTCGATAAAACTCAAACCAAACTGGTTTCTTACTATTCTACCGATTGCAGGAACAGAAAACTTCACCGTCACTTCACTTCTACAACTGTATTATAGGGAACAACGGTTATCGGCTTGTTTGCCTGATCGGTGAAGGTAACGTTCTGGAGCCCGAGACTTGCCGGCCCCTTGTTCTTTGCGACAAACGTAGCCGTAAGCAGGGAACCTGCTCCATCGATCCCTTCTGCCGCGGTACGCCCCATTGTAACGGTGACCTTGCCCTTCCCCTTGTCCGCCACGGCGCTGAAGCTGGTCGGTTTCCCGTCGCGCTTGAGGAAAGTACCCTCGACGGCCCCCTCATAATCTATGAAAATCGGATCGTAGAGGAGCACGAAGGGCGCATTCATAAGCCCTTTAACATCGGATACCCTGATCTCCACCTGGAATTTTGCGCCAAGATCAACCGCTGCCGGAGCTGATATGTTGAGACTTCCGCGCATGGATGGCTGAGTTGCCGCGGCAGCAGAAGCAGCAGGCGCAACCGGCAGGGGAAGCGGTGCTGTCGGCTGGGCCTGGGTGGACGGCTGCGTGACGGCCTCCGGCGCCGGAGCCTGTTTGACTGCCTGGGCATCAGCCGGTTGTGCGGCAGCCGGGCCGACGGCAGGTTGCGCTTGGGTCTTCGCTCCGGGTTGCTGCGGAACAACTGCCTGAACTGGAGGTGCAACAGGAGCTGGCGACAACGCTTTCCCGGATTTAGGAGCAGGCTGCCCCGTAGCGAACTCGGGTTCAAGCTCAAATGACGCGAACGGCTTGACGATCGCGGGGTCATCCTCCTTGCCGGACCAGAAGGCAGCCACATCAGGCTCGGGAACGGTAACAGAGCGCACGAGGCGCGGTGTAATGGCAAGAATCAGCTCTCGTTTCTGCGTATCGTTCGAATTGTCGCTCAGCAGCGGCCCGATAAACGGAATGTCGCCCAGCAGGAATATCTTTTGCTTCGCCTTGGTCTTCGAATCTTCTATCAACCCGCCTATGACGCTCGTTTCGCCATCCTTGAGACTAAGTACCGTGTCGAGGTTGCGGGTTCCAATGGTGACGACCGTCGTTGCAGAATCCTCGCCCCCCACCGTCTCCTTGGCAATGATCGAGCTGACCTCAAGGCCCAGCTTGATCGCCACCTCGTTGTTGAGCATGATGGTTGGCTCAGCGTTCAATTTGACCCCGACATCCACATACTGGACGTTCACACTGTAACCGCCGGTCGTACCGGTTGTGGAGGTAGTAGTGATCGGGACCCTGGTACCAACGGTAAATTTGGATTTTTCCCGGTTCTTCACCCTGATTTTAGGATTCGCGAGCACCTCGGCATTGGAGATGGTCTTGCCGAAATTGTACGAGGCGCTGGGAACGGTCAAAAACCCCTTGTAGCCGTTCCACGAGAATGTCTGCAACAACTCACTACCCTTTGTCACCTCGGACACTACGGTCGAATCCTTCGTGGTGTTGGTAAACGTGCCGGACAACCATGAATTGTCGGGAGTCAGGGTATTAAGCGAAACCGCATATCTGCTCAACGCAAGGCCAAAGTTCTCCACATTCCGTTTCGACACTTCGATGACTTCAACCTCGAGCAGAACCTCCGCATCCGGAACGTCATTGGCTTCAAGAATTTTGCCGGCGACTTCAACCAGTTCAGGGGTATCCCGTACTACTATGGCGTTAAGCTCCTCGTTCACGTAGACCTTGCGCACCTGCAGCATTGTCCGCAGGAGGTTGACCGCCTTCTTTGCGTCGAGGGTGTTCAGGAAAAACGTCTTGACGACCAGATCTTCATATTGTTTCGACTTTTCGGGAGTTTTCGGGAAAATTACAATTGTGCTTTCATTCAGAACCTTCTTACCGAGCTTGTTCATATTGGTCAGCAGGTCAAGGGCCTGCTGAAAACTTGCATTTTCCAGATGTATCGTTACGTTCTGGTCCTTTATCCCCTCATCGAAGATGAAATTGATGCCGGAAAGCTGTGTCAGAATGTAAAAAACATCCTTCAGCTTTGCATCCTTGAATTTGAGAGTAATCGGCTTGTTGGACTTTAAATTGAGCTCAAACCCCTCGAGCCGCGTCTTTTTTGTGCTCAACAGGCGCTCAAGGGCTTCCTGGGCTTCTTTGTTCTCTCCGTTGAGATCGAGCGCCTTGCGGTAAGCCCGCAGTGCTTCCCTTGGCTTGTTACCCTGCTCGAACTCCTGACCTTCCTTAAGATATGCGGCAGCATTCTTGACCCGAACAAGCTTGTCGCTCGCCTGTTTCGCGCGATGAAGCGACGGATCGAGGGCTACGGCCGACTGGTATTCGACAAGTGCCGCATCAAAGTTTTTCTGGGCGAGATATTCATCGCCTTTTTCAAGATGAACCTGCGCCGCTTTCTCGCTGACCTTAAGGAGCTTCATGCGGTATTCGTTCATATCCGGGTCGGCGGCAACTGCCTCGGAATACTTGATGACCGCCTCATCCAGCTTTCCATCCCGTTCCAACTTCTCTCCCTTGTTGAACGCGGTGAGTCCTGCCCCGCATCCCGCAAGGAACGCAACAAGCGATAACAAGGCGGCTATCCTGAAAATGATTCGCATGTACTCAGCTCCTTGAACCATCGTGGCATTTATCGTATCTGGCCGGCGAGGGGCCTGTTCTCAACAAGGGGAATAACCATCTCACTGCCATCGGCAAGGGAGCGGATCGACAGCGCATCATCGGTTATGGTTGTCGCCTCGTAATTACCAGCAATCTTGTCCCCCTGCCGGACGAGAAGTATCTCCTTGTCCCTGGCGAGGAAAATAGTTTTACGGTTATCCTTTTTCAGAAACCCCAAAAAAGTGAATCGAGCCATGTCCCGTACCACCTGCGGCGGTTGCGGCGCAACAGGCATAACCGGCGGCGGGGCAACCGGCACCGCCGGTATGGGAGGCGGCAGCACCGGACGAGGCAATACCGGCACCGACGCCAGTTGCTTTGTCTCGTCATGGAATATTGGACGGAATATATTCCGTTTGAAGCCGGCAAACCTGTTTGGAGGACATTCCATCAGGTCAAGCCGGAGTTTTCTTTCATCGTGCTGCACAGCGGGTAACTGCTTGCCGGCACGATTCACCGAACCGGGCGCGTAGGCCAGTTTCGATACCTTCTGCTGACGCGGCATTCTCACATAGCTGACAATGGCGGCAAGTACCAATACGAGAAGAAGGATGGCAAGAATCAGCTTCTGCCGGTTCATTTCCCCTCCGTTCGCAGATAGGCCGAAAGTTGCATCTTGAGAGAAACCTCTTCCTCTGTCCTGCTGTTGCTGGAAAGGGAAATGGAATCCATCGTCACCAGTCCCCCATAGCACTGCAGATCGGAGATGAAACTCTTGATACCGGCGTATTTGCCGTCCAGAGTCATGACAACCCCGTAAGTTACGAGATTCGACTCCTTGATCGGCTCGGGCTTGTAGGTTATCCCCTTGACCTTCAACCCATTGTTTGAGGCAAGTTCAAACACTTCCATCATCACCCTGGTAAAATCCCGCTTAAGTGGAATCCGTTGCTGAAAAGCCGCCAGATCTGCCTCGCCCTGCCGATAGATAGTCGTCAGATCTCCCTTGCTACCCGTCAGAAGAAGCCGCTTTTCCGACCACTCCTGTTGAAGCTTGACGAGCGCCGGCTGTTGAATGAACCGGGAATAGGCGGCCATTGCAATATTTGCCAAGACAAGGACGAGTACAGCGATAAAGGCCCATTTCCTGGATTTGACTATCTCCCGAATCTGCTCCCAGGTCATGAAAAGCCCACCTTGCAAGTGACGGTAAAACCAATACCCTTTTGTTCAGTCCCCTGCCGGATCTCGGTCTGATTCAGGAGAAACACATCGGAGACTCCCTGCTGACCTTCGAGATTTTCCACTAAAGCACGCAGGTTAGAGAACCCCTTCGCGCTCCCGGAAAGCGTCAAAGTGCCGTCATTGAGTTTAGGCTCAATTGCAGAGAGAGCAACGCCGTCAGGCACTACTGCTTCGAGTCGGTCCAGGAGCAGCAACCAGTTCAGACCCCTTTTGGCAAGGATAGCGTTGGCGGCCGAGATCTTCTTCATAAGCCCCTGATACTGCTCCTCCGATATTCCTTTTGCCGAAGTTGCAAAACGCGCCTGAAACTTCGCCATCTCGCCCTCAAGCCGCTTCGCATGGCCGGCGTCCGTTGCAAGCCCCTTCACGTTGAAAAACATGACGAGTGCAAGAATAGCAAGAACGGCCGCCAAAGCGAGATTCAACTTCCGCGTGTCGAAAAAATAACGGGTAGAGAGATTAATCCTGAGGTCCATCAGAGGTTCCTCGTTGCAGCGCCTAGGACTGCGACCAGGGAATCCAACGCAGCTCCACCGCCGGCTGTATTCCCGGGAATATCCACAAAGGTGTCTGACATGAGCATGAAAGGCTCGACACCGCAAGCCTCTGCAACAACGGTGCGGAACATATCCGCATGTTCACGCGGAGAAAAGCAGAAAGATTCGCGAAACTCGCGTCCAGGGTTCTTGTCGCGATAAAAAACAAGAGAGCTGTTGGTCTCCATGAAAACACGATTCATATCAGGAGAGTGGCCGGATAACTCCTTAGCCCTGTAGAACTCCAGTACCCCCCCATAAAAGACGAGGACGCTCAAAACTCCTTCGTGATAAGCAACAAAAAGCGAATTATCGCACATCTCAATCCGGGGTGAAAAGAACCGATAGAGATTGAAGGACGTAAAATCAATGCGATTGGGTTGTATTCCAGCCTCGATGAGCAGATTCTCGTATTGGGTGACCACCTGCCGTGCTATGACCGCCACGAGAACCGACATTTCGCCGTTTTCCTTCTCTCGAAGCACCTGATAGTCGAGATGGATATCGCTCATATCGAACGGGAGACTCTTTTTGAGCTTCCAGCGGATCAGGTCTCGCCCCTCTTCGTGACTCTTGAAACGAGTCTCCAGTTCGATGAGCGTAACACGCCCGCAGGCGTCCGGCAGCGAGACCGACACCAGGTTCGTACGATTGAGAAGCTTCAGATATGCTTCCCTCACCTGCTTGACGAAGAGAGCAGGCTCCAGGATATTAGGTTCCCGGTGCACGAGTTTTAAAGTCCCAGGGGGAAACTCGGCGCTTTGTTGAGCCAGAAGCTGCGGACGGCTCTTCTTTCCTCCGACCAGCGCCATCTTTACCCCTTGCGAGGTTATTTCCATCCCTACAGCGTTATGGGAGAAAAACATGCAAGCCTTCCATCTGGAAATTGAACAACAGATTATTCAACAAAAGTGACACGGTTGATTTCCTTCAACGATGTTTCTCCGGCCAGGACTTTCTCCACGGCAGATTCCCGGAGAAAAACCGTCCCGGCTTCCTTGGCGGCAATCT
The nucleotide sequence above comes from Geobacter benzoatilyticus. Encoded proteins:
- a CDS encoding type II secretion system protein, which encodes MSFIELVITVVILGILATVVVPFSQMTVKRTKEIELRRSLREIRTAIDEYKKAYDEAHKGKQVLNETGYPETLEALVEGTDFGSEAVTTKKKFLRRIPVDPFNRPASGEKPEWGLRSYKDEPDSTTWDNSDVYDVYSLSEGKAIDGTLYKDW
- a CDS encoding cohesin domain-containing protein, whose product is MRIIFRIAALLSLVAFLAGCGAGLTAFNKGEKLERDGKLDEAVIKYSEAVAADPDMNEYRMKLLKVSEKAAQVHLEKGDEYLAQKNFDAALVEYQSAVALDPSLHRAKQASDKLVRVKNAAAYLKEGQEFEQGNKPREALRAYRKALDLNGENKEAQEALERLLSTKKTRLEGFELNLKSNKPITLKFKDAKLKDVFYILTQLSGINFIFDEGIKDQNVTIHLENASFQQALDLLTNMNKLGKKVLNESTIVIFPKTPEKSKQYEDLVVKTFFLNTLDAKKAVNLLRTMLQVRKVYVNEELNAIVVRDTPELVEVAGKILEANDVPDAEVLLEVEVIEVSKRNVENFGLALSRYAVSLNTLTPDNSWLSGTFTNTTKDSTVVSEVTKGSELLQTFSWNGYKGFLTVPSASYNFGKTISNAEVLANPKIRVKNREKSKFTVGTRVPITTTSTTGTTGGYSVNVQYVDVGVKLNAEPTIMLNNEVAIKLGLEVSSIIAKETVGGEDSATTVVTIGTRNLDTVLSLKDGETSVIGGLIEDSKTKAKQKIFLLGDIPFIGPLLSDNSNDTQKRELILAITPRLVRSVTVPEPDVAAFWSGKEDDPAIVKPFASFELEPEFATGQPAPKSGKALSPAPVAPPVQAVVPQQPGAKTQAQPAVGPAAAQPADAQAVKQAPAPEAVTQPSTQAQPTAPLPLPVAPAASAAAATQPSMRGSLNISAPAAVDLGAKFQVEIRVSDVKGLMNAPFVLLYDPIFIDYEGAVEGTFLKRDGKPTSFSAVADKGKGKVTVTMGRTAAEGIDGAGSLLTATFVAKNKGPASLGLQNVTFTDQANKPITVVPYNTVVEVK
- a CDS encoding type II secretion system protein PulP, with the translated sequence MNRQKLILAILLLVLVLAAIVSYVRMPRQQKVSKLAYAPGSVNRAGKQLPAVQHDERKLRLDLMECPPNRFAGFKRNIFRPIFHDETKQLASVPVLPRPVLPPPIPAVPVAPPPVMPVAPQPPQVVRDMARFTFLGFLKKDNRKTIFLARDKEILLVRQGDKIAGNYEATTITDDALSIRSLADGSEMVIPLVENRPLAGQIR
- the pilO gene encoding type 4a pilus biogenesis protein PilO, producing the protein MTWEQIREIVKSRKWAFIAVLVLVLANIAMAAYSRFIQQPALVKLQQEWSEKRLLLTGSKGDLTTIYRQGEADLAAFQQRIPLKRDFTRVMMEVFELASNNGLKVKGITYKPEPIKESNLVTYGVVMTLDGKYAGIKSFISDLQCYGGLVTMDSISLSSNSRTEEEVSLKMQLSAYLRTEGK
- a CDS encoding PilN domain-containing protein; the encoded protein is MDLRINLSTRYFFDTRKLNLALAAVLAILALVMFFNVKGLATDAGHAKRLEGEMAKFQARFATSAKGISEEQYQGLMKKISAANAILAKRGLNWLLLLDRLEAVVPDGVALSAIEPKLNDGTLTLSGSAKGFSNLRALVENLEGQQGVSDVFLLNQTEIRQGTEQKGIGFTVTCKVGFS
- the pilM gene encoding type IV pilus biogenesis protein PilM yields the protein MEITSQGVKMALVGGKKSRPQLLAQQSAEFPPGTLKLVHREPNILEPALFVKQVREAYLKLLNRTNLVSVSLPDACGRVTLIELETRFKSHEEGRDLIRWKLKKSLPFDMSDIHLDYQVLREKENGEMSVLVAVIARQVVTQYENLLIEAGIQPNRIDFTSFNLYRFFSPRIEMCDNSLFVAYHEGVLSVLVFYGGVLEFYRAKELSGHSPDMNRVFMETNSSLVFYRDKNPGREFRESFCFSPREHADMFRTVVAEACGVEPFMLMSDTFVDIPGNTAGGGAALDSLVAVLGAATRNL